A single window of Anaerocolumna chitinilytica DNA harbors:
- a CDS encoding MarR family winged helix-turn-helix transcriptional regulator, giving the protein MNANDIISLISKIREKVNKRLIAEMESHGIEGIVTSHGDILFALNHRSRMTMAEIASVIGKDKSTVTALVEKLVKLGYVIKERDTEDTRIIYVTLTQRGDELKPVFKQISEELLDIFYAGISEEEKEVLFCLLSRIYGNL; this is encoded by the coding sequence ATGAATGCAAATGACATCATATCCTTAATTTCAAAGATTAGAGAAAAAGTAAATAAACGTCTGATAGCAGAGATGGAAAGTCACGGGATAGAAGGAATCGTAACATCCCATGGAGATATTTTATTTGCCTTAAATCATAGAAGCAGAATGACCATGGCTGAGATTGCTTCTGTGATAGGCAAGGATAAGTCGACGGTTACTGCCCTGGTAGAAAAGCTGGTAAAACTAGGTTATGTGATAAAGGAAAGGGATACCGAAGATACCAGGATAATTTATGTCACTTTAACACAAAGAGGTGATGAACTTAAGCCTGTATTTAAACAGATATCGGAAGAACTGCTGGACATTTTTTATGCCGGTATATCAGAGGAGGAGAAGGAAGTATTATTCTGTCTTTTAAGCAGGATTTATGGTAATTTGTAA
- a CDS encoding MarR family winged helix-turn-helix transcriptional regulator yields the protein MSNNKVDLYEQFSRLEWLVRRCQLHNLREFGPMVNPHKGQGRILALLKLKPEISQKELSTILDIRSQSLGELLAKLERSGYITRTPSEEDRRVMDIRLTEAGKEAANQSGQDSEKDMIFGCLKEEEQAVLADLFERIILDLEEKFGEEDFGFHRRDFHGGFPFDRNGSPHGFDKSHFAQMFGGMEADREDLRKGRRNTRDTKKE from the coding sequence ATGAGTAATAATAAGGTTGATTTATATGAACAGTTTTCGAGGTTGGAATGGTTGGTAAGAAGATGCCAGCTGCATAATTTAAGAGAATTCGGGCCTATGGTCAATCCACATAAAGGGCAGGGCAGAATACTGGCTCTTTTAAAACTTAAGCCGGAAATTAGCCAAAAGGAATTATCCACCATTTTGGATATCCGCTCTCAATCTTTAGGTGAGTTACTGGCGAAGTTAGAGCGGAGCGGTTATATCACCCGCACCCCCTCAGAGGAAGACCGCCGGGTTATGGATATCCGCTTAACAGAAGCTGGGAAAGAAGCTGCTAACCAGAGTGGTCAGGATTCCGAGAAGGATATGATCTTTGGATGCTTAAAGGAAGAGGAACAGGCAGTCCTTGCGGACCTTTTTGAGCGCATCATTCTTGATTTGGAAGAGAAATTCGGAGAAGAGGATTTTGGCTTTCACAGAAGAGACTTTCATGGAGGCTTCCCTTTTGACAGAAATGGCTCTCCTCATGGTTTTGACAAAAGTCATTTTGCCCAGATGTTTGGCGGAATGGAGGCAGATAGAGAGGATTTAAGAAAGGGACGAAGAAATACAAGGGATACAAAAAAGGAATAA
- a CDS encoding MarR family winged helix-turn-helix transcriptional regulator has protein sequence MENNKKNLEELMYDTNMMVQRIRAGRGIRVGIKGGKLDQVLISLQENQSINSKDLSEALGITLKGMNRLLDRLEEAELVTLETVKEDKTLLTVQLTETGKKAARKAEQRKAEMDKVFDCLTEEEKNNLQSILNHLAENLEKELRQEDDVEELWGREALFGAFRFGDNTEYHGDFHGSRKHHSREGYLRTEMFCNRGEFFNRGGFQPECSFSHDLNKHHNWRKGN, from the coding sequence ATGGAAAATAATAAAAAGAATTTAGAAGAATTAATGTATGATACCAATATGATGGTTCAAAGAATAAGAGCCGGCAGAGGGATAAGAGTTGGTATTAAGGGAGGAAAACTGGACCAGGTACTAATAAGCCTTCAGGAAAACCAAAGTATAAACAGCAAAGACCTTTCCGAAGCACTTGGGATAACCCTTAAGGGTATGAACAGGCTGCTTGACAGGCTGGAAGAAGCAGAACTGGTTACATTAGAGACAGTGAAAGAAGATAAGACACTGCTTACAGTTCAGCTTACCGAAACCGGCAAGAAAGCTGCAAGAAAAGCAGAACAAAGAAAGGCAGAAATGGATAAGGTCTTTGACTGCTTGACGGAAGAAGAGAAAAATAACCTTCAAAGTATTCTTAATCATCTGGCAGAGAATCTGGAAAAGGAATTGAGACAGGAGGATGATGTTGAGGAATTATGGGGAAGAGAAGCACTCTTTGGAGCCTTCCGGTTCGGTGATAATACAGAGTATCATGGTGACTTTCATGGCAGCAGAAAACATCACAGCAGAGAAGGTTATCTAAGAACAGAAATGTTCTGTAACAGGGGCGAATTTTTTAATAGAGGGGGATTTCAACCGGAGTGCAGTTTTTCTCATGATCTGAATAAGCATCATAACTGGAGGAAAGGCAATTAG
- a CDS encoding ABC transporter ATP-binding protein: MNNIIEVRRFSKSYGDFKAVDDISFDVKAGEIFAFLGPNGAGKSTTINTLCTILDKTNGIMMINGHDVAKEKEKVRKDIGIVFQDSTLDARLTVEENLRFHCHFYKVPKNQIEERINFVLELVELSDWKKVKVAGLSGGMKRRVEIARGLVHYPKVLFLDEPTTGLDPQTRANVWEYIRRLQKQKNITIFLTTHYMDEAEICSNVAIMDHGKIIAYDTPENLKKQYTNIILQIDCKIPEEIEDYLNGEKIAHEIDNRHIIINTAQPSKALDLLTRFKDNIVDFEVKKGTLNEVFLAITGKEIRA, from the coding sequence ATGAATAATATAATTGAAGTAAGAAGGTTTTCAAAAAGCTATGGGGATTTTAAAGCAGTAGATGATATTTCTTTTGACGTCAAAGCAGGTGAGATATTTGCCTTCCTTGGTCCTAACGGAGCAGGCAAGAGCACTACAATTAATACTTTATGCACCATTCTTGATAAGACCAACGGAATTATGATGATAAACGGACATGATGTGGCGAAAGAAAAAGAAAAGGTCAGAAAGGACATTGGGATAGTCTTCCAGGATTCCACCTTGGATGCAAGGCTTACCGTTGAGGAGAATCTCAGATTCCACTGTCATTTCTACAAGGTTCCAAAGAATCAGATTGAGGAGCGAATTAACTTTGTATTGGAGCTGGTGGAATTAAGTGATTGGAAAAAAGTTAAGGTGGCAGGACTCTCCGGTGGTATGAAAAGAAGGGTGGAAATTGCCAGAGGACTTGTGCATTACCCCAAAGTACTGTTTCTGGATGAGCCGACTACCGGACTTGATCCTCAGACCAGAGCAAATGTATGGGAATATATAAGAAGACTGCAAAAACAGAAAAACATTACGATATTTCTGACCACACATTATATGGATGAAGCAGAAATATGCTCCAATGTTGCTATTATGGATCATGGTAAAATTATTGCTTATGATACCCCGGAGAATTTAAAGAAGCAATATACCAATATCATACTGCAGATTGACTGCAAAATACCGGAAGAGATAGAAGATTATTTGAATGGTGAGAAGATTGCACATGAAATAGACAACCGCCATATCATCATTAACACCGCCCAGCCGTCAAAAGCCTTGGATTTGTTAACTCGATTTAAAGATAATATTGTTGACTTTGAAGTGAAAAAGGGTACGTTAAATGAGGTATTTCTTGCTATTACGGGAAAGGAGATCAGAGCATAA
- a CDS encoding ABC transporter permease translates to MNVVGAILQKNLLNFIRDKGRLLGSIIMALFFLFIFSFVMKSSMSGLEQPMNYLISGVIIMTVFQTSLNNSTDILSDIASGYMKEVLVSPISRAQISIGHILSGSIIAVLQGLLITVLSLFMGFHLDILHLLQMIAVMAAAGLTFGSIGLFLATISRNSSSFQIVSTMIMMPFTFLSGAYIPTTIMPKFLAPLVYINPLTYLTAIFRFISLKMEGVSQSELIKQGVAYDIHGFVITPIIGLLIIILMGVIFFLLCVDKFNKADFSNVKVAAGPRR, encoded by the coding sequence ATGAATGTAGTAGGTGCTATTTTACAAAAAAATCTTTTGAATTTTATTAGGGATAAGGGCAGGCTGCTCGGAAGCATCATAATGGCTCTGTTTTTCCTGTTTATTTTCTCCTTTGTGATGAAATCTTCCATGAGCGGTTTAGAGCAACCGATGAATTATCTGATATCGGGAGTAATAATTATGACAGTTTTTCAGACCAGTCTAAACAACTCCACAGATATCCTATCGGATATTGCCAGTGGATATATGAAAGAGGTATTGGTATCACCTATTTCCCGGGCACAAATATCTATAGGACACATTTTATCCGGTTCTATCATTGCTGTTTTACAGGGACTTTTGATTACTGTTTTAAGTCTTTTTATGGGCTTTCATCTGGATATCCTTCATTTACTCCAAATGATTGCTGTAATGGCAGCAGCAGGCTTGACCTTTGGTTCCATAGGGTTATTCCTTGCCACAATATCCCGGAATTCATCTTCTTTTCAGATTGTAAGTACCATGATAATGATGCCGTTTACATTTCTCTCAGGAGCTTATATCCCAACAACTATTATGCCCAAATTCCTGGCTCCGTTAGTTTATATCAATCCACTGACGTATTTGACCGCAATCTTTCGTTTTATATCTTTAAAAATGGAAGGTGTATCACAGTCTGAGTTAATCAAACAAGGAGTAGCTTATGATATCCACGGATTTGTAATTACTCCAATAATTGGATTACTTATTATTATATTGATGGGAGTAATATTCTTCCTGTTATGTGTTGATAAATTCAATAAAGCGGACTTTTCCAACGTAAAAGTAGCTGCTGGCCCCAGACGGTAA
- a CDS encoding pyridoxamine 5'-phosphate oxidase family protein: MKEVYDFLKKSQTFYLATNEGEQPRVRPFGATADFEGKLYFTTNNTKEVFKQLIANPKIEISAMLDGSWIRLSGTAVHDDRLPAREKMLEENPSLTRMYSADDGIMAVFYIKDATATISSFTDAPKTITF; the protein is encoded by the coding sequence ATGAAGGAAGTATACGATTTTTTAAAAAAGAGCCAGACTTTTTACCTTGCAACCAACGAGGGAGAGCAACCCCGTGTAAGACCTTTTGGTGCAACAGCTGATTTTGAAGGCAAACTTTATTTTACAACGAATAATACAAAGGAGGTCTTCAAACAACTCATAGCAAATCCTAAAATTGAAATTTCCGCAATGCTTGATGGCAGCTGGATTCGTCTTTCCGGTACAGCTGTTCATGATGATCGTTTGCCTGCTCGTGAGAAAATGCTGGAAGAAAATCCTTCCTTAACCAGAATGTATTCCGCCGATGATGGTATCATGGCTGTATTCTACATAAAGGATGCCACCGCAACTATCAGCTCCTTTACCGATGCACCTAAAACAATAACATTCTAA
- a CDS encoding winged helix-turn-helix transcriptional regulator, producing MKKELFGICPYVTSQKILTGKWSIYILYLLSRGPVRFNELQRRLPEEMTHATLSRQLKQLEEEGLIIRHEYEQIPPKVEYSLSEIGEKFETVLDALENWGNDYIQWLQKTKSNE from the coding sequence ATGAAAAAAGAATTATTCGGGATTTGCCCATATGTAACTTCACAAAAGATACTAACGGGGAAATGGTCCATATACATATTGTACCTGTTAAGTAGGGGACCGGTTAGATTCAACGAATTGCAGCGAAGACTTCCGGAGGAGATGACTCATGCAACCCTCTCCAGACAGCTAAAGCAGTTAGAAGAGGAAGGACTGATAATACGACATGAGTATGAGCAGATACCACCAAAAGTAGAGTACAGCTTAAGTGAAATCGGTGAGAAATTTGAGACTGTTCTTGATGCTCTTGAGAACTGGGGAAATGATTACATTCAGTGGCTACAAAAGACAAAGAGCAATGAGTAA
- a CDS encoding SLC13 family permease: MTKLNLTRLKHFLKSEAVLVIAALAALLSMFFVPPNKDYIEYIDFRTLSLLFSLMLAISGLKSIGLFDALAFAVIPRFKNARTLCLVLTLLCFFSSMFITNDVALITFVPFTIILFTASGLMERLIFTVVLETAAANLGSMLTPVGNPQNLYLYSRFHINPVEFFSITLPVSIMGIIFLSAASLLCKKQQVSMEPQPLVSLLDRKKLFLYLLLFILCLLSVFYLIDYRLMVLLVVLLIFKTDRKLLLHADYGLLLTFVSFFLFVGNAEKIEAIHKALTTFIKGRELLSGVLLSQVISNVPAAVLLSGFTDNCRALLIGTNIGGLGTLIASLASLISFKFYVRTKNAKPFRYIFVFTVLNIGLLLPILALSLIFLT, from the coding sequence ATGACAAAATTAAACCTTACTAGACTAAAGCATTTCTTAAAATCCGAAGCGGTTTTAGTAATAGCTGCTTTAGCAGCATTGCTCTCCATGTTTTTTGTTCCCCCAAATAAAGATTACATCGAATACATAGACTTTCGAACCCTTTCTCTTCTTTTCAGCCTAATGCTCGCCATTTCAGGTCTAAAAAGCATAGGCCTTTTTGATGCACTGGCTTTTGCTGTCATACCACGTTTTAAAAATGCCAGAACACTGTGTTTGGTACTTACTCTCCTATGTTTTTTTTCCTCTATGTTTATTACAAATGATGTAGCACTAATTACTTTTGTGCCCTTTACCATTATTTTGTTTACCGCATCCGGATTAATGGAGAGACTTATCTTCACTGTGGTCTTAGAAACTGCTGCCGCTAATCTTGGCAGTATGCTTACACCGGTTGGCAATCCACAAAACCTCTATCTCTATTCTCGCTTTCACATCAACCCTGTTGAGTTTTTTTCTATTACCCTTCCGGTTTCTATTATGGGGATTATCTTCTTATCAGCTGCCTCTTTGCTATGCAAAAAACAGCAAGTTTCCATGGAGCCTCAACCTTTGGTATCTCTCTTGGATAGAAAGAAGCTGTTTTTGTACCTGTTATTGTTTATCCTATGTCTTTTATCCGTATTCTATTTGATTGATTATCGGCTTATGGTACTATTAGTTGTTCTCCTGATTTTTAAGACTGACCGCAAATTACTTCTCCATGCCGATTATGGCTTGCTTCTTACCTTTGTTAGTTTCTTCCTCTTTGTCGGTAATGCCGAGAAGATAGAAGCTATTCATAAAGCATTGACCACCTTCATAAAGGGGCGGGAACTTCTTTCAGGCGTCCTGTTAAGCCAGGTAATCAGCAATGTTCCTGCAGCAGTTTTGCTGTCTGGGTTCACTGACAATTGCCGTGCTCTTTTAATTGGAACAAATATCGGCGGTCTTGGGACCTTGATTGCCTCTCTTGCCAGCCTGATTTCCTTTAAATTTTATGTGCGCACGAAGAACGCCAAACCTTTTCGGTATATTTTTGTCTTCACAGTTCTTAATATTGGACTTTTATTACCTATTTTAGCACTTTCACTAATTTTTCTTACCTAA
- a CDS encoding cytochrome c biogenesis protein/redoxin, with the protein MVGIALTSHISYVLVFMEGLLSFFSPCVIPLLPVYMGYLAGSAKTEHDGVIVYERRRVFLNTAFFVLGISFAFLLLGTSFTLLGKLLGEHRYLLIRISGILIILLGLIQLDFIQFSFLQRERKLNYEVTDKSVNPLVALVLGFTFSFAWTPCIGPALSSVLILVSGAKNTVLGFLLILLYALGFLIPFLLLGLFTSQLLNFLKRKRNLVKYTIKAGGILLIIIGFMTFTGYMNGISSYLNKAQAVKENNISGENTEDSASDKGNNDNIAGSDNKGESIEESTEEDNNGTEEYEKTNFTLTDQNGKEHTLSDYKGQVVFLNFYATWCPPCKKELPDIEKLYKEFGSNEKEVVFLGITNPKSKDYPNNSDEDEDYIKTFLADNQYSFPTLFDTTGDILQKYGISAFPTTFVFDKNGKLLGYVPGMMTEDIMRNVINQALESGE; encoded by the coding sequence ATGGTTGGAATTGCATTAACTAGTCACATAAGTTATGTCTTGGTGTTTATGGAAGGATTATTATCCTTCTTCTCTCCCTGTGTAATACCTCTACTGCCGGTTTATATGGGATATCTTGCAGGAAGTGCAAAGACTGAGCATGATGGTGTAATTGTATATGAAAGAAGAAGGGTGTTTCTTAATACTGCCTTTTTTGTTCTTGGAATATCCTTCGCATTTTTACTGCTTGGGACTTCCTTCACCTTACTAGGAAAGCTGTTAGGAGAACATCGATATCTCCTTATAAGAATCAGTGGCATCCTTATAATCCTATTAGGATTGATACAGTTGGATTTTATCCAGTTTTCTTTTTTGCAAAGAGAAAGAAAACTAAACTATGAAGTAACCGATAAAAGCGTAAACCCTCTAGTTGCCTTAGTTCTTGGCTTTACTTTCAGTTTTGCCTGGACACCTTGCATCGGTCCTGCTTTATCCTCTGTGCTTATTTTGGTATCAGGAGCTAAGAATACAGTTCTTGGTTTTCTATTGATACTCCTTTATGCCTTAGGCTTTTTAATTCCCTTTTTACTGTTGGGGTTATTTACATCACAGTTACTTAATTTCTTAAAGAGAAAGAGAAATTTAGTTAAATACACAATTAAAGCAGGCGGTATATTACTTATAATCATTGGCTTTATGACTTTTACAGGTTATATGAATGGGATATCCAGCTATCTGAACAAAGCCCAGGCAGTGAAGGAGAATAATATATCCGGTGAAAATACAGAAGATAGTGCTTCGGATAAGGGAAATAATGATAATATTGCAGGCAGCGACAATAAAGGAGAGAGTATTGAAGAGAGTACTGAAGAAGACAATAACGGAACAGAGGAGTATGAAAAGACGAACTTCACATTGACTGATCAAAATGGGAAAGAGCATACTCTCTCTGATTATAAAGGGCAGGTTGTCTTTCTGAACTTTTATGCAACTTGGTGTCCGCCTTGTAAGAAGGAACTCCCGGATATAGAAAAACTTTACAAAGAATTTGGTTCTAATGAAAAAGAGGTTGTATTCTTGGGGATAACAAATCCTAAGAGCAAGGATTATCCCAATAATTCCGATGAAGATGAGGATTATATTAAAACATTTTTAGCGGATAACCAATATAGCTTTCCAACCCTTTTCGATACTACCGGTGATATTCTCCAAAAGTATGGTATATCGGCATTTCCTACCACTTTTGTATTTGATAAAAACGGTAAATTATTAGGATATGTGCCTGGTATGATGACAGAAGATATCATGAGGAATGTAATTAATCAGGCCTTGGAATCAGGCGAATAA
- a CDS encoding Crp/Fnr family transcriptional regulator, producing the protein MLNRDNILSECPLFTGIKQEEFDTMLSCLAARVVEYKKDNYIYMSGSIMSEIGIVLSGSVIIIKEDYWGNRTIISRMSASDMFAESFAFTVGEKLSISVVAAENAEILFIDCKNIINIETSPFVFHTILINNMVRILAGKNVMLMQKIDHLSCRSTRDKLLSYLSAQALEQKSKAFTIPYNRQELADYLCIDRSAMSSELGKLRDEGILTFHKNSFELL; encoded by the coding sequence ATGCTTAACAGAGATAATATCTTATCCGAATGTCCGCTTTTCACGGGAATCAAACAGGAAGAATTTGATACCATGCTTTCCTGTCTGGCAGCAAGAGTAGTTGAGTATAAAAAAGACAATTATATTTATATGTCCGGCAGTATTATGTCTGAGATTGGTATTGTACTATCCGGAAGCGTAATAATTATCAAAGAAGACTACTGGGGTAATCGTACTATTATTTCCAGAATGTCTGCTTCCGATATGTTTGCAGAGTCCTTTGCCTTTACAGTCGGTGAAAAACTTTCCATAAGTGTGGTAGCCGCAGAGAATGCAGAGATTCTCTTTATTGATTGTAAGAATATCATTAATATTGAGACCTCTCCCTTCGTATTTCACACAATCTTAATCAATAATATGGTTCGGATATTAGCCGGGAAGAATGTTATGTTAATGCAAAAGATTGACCACCTCTCCTGCCGCAGTACAAGGGATAAGCTCCTATCTTATCTATCCGCACAGGCTTTAGAACAGAAGAGTAAAGCCTTCACTATCCCTTATAATCGCCAGGAGCTTGCAGATTACCTCTGTATTGACCGAAGTGCTATGTCCAGCGAACTAGGCAAATTAAGAGATGAAGGAATCCTTACCTTTCATAAGAATTCCTTTGAACTGCTATAG
- a CDS encoding GNAT family N-acetyltransferase — protein MEIINPVIKFADIFHNLSDDIISFQELDIKNTDEIHSYTSDVDVSRYIGWRLMLHREETYEHIETMLKREAAGTHLYASVVLKETGAVIGTVMLFDFHFDTSIAEIGYVFHKDYWGKGYGTRSVALICEFAEHKLKLKRLTASVVDENISSARILIKNSFLLEERVKGEYQIDGRTCDKLVLCKSL, from the coding sequence ATGGAGATAATAAATCCGGTCATAAAATTTGCTGATATATTTCATAATCTTTCCGATGATATAATATCCTTTCAGGAACTTGATATAAAAAATACGGATGAGATACACAGTTATACATCCGATGTAGATGTTTCAAGGTATATCGGCTGGAGGTTGATGTTGCATAGGGAAGAAACTTATGAACATATCGAAACTATGTTAAAGCGAGAGGCAGCAGGTACTCATCTCTATGCATCCGTTGTGTTAAAGGAAACAGGTGCTGTTATCGGTACAGTGATGTTATTTGATTTTCATTTTGATACGTCAATTGCAGAGATAGGTTACGTCTTTCATAAAGATTATTGGGGTAAAGGCTATGGCACCAGAAGTGTGGCGCTGATATGTGAATTTGCTGAGCATAAGCTTAAGTTAAAAAGGCTTACTGCTAGTGTTGTAGATGAAAATATTTCTTCTGCCAGAATACTGATAAAAAATAGTTTTTTATTGGAAGAGAGAGTGAAAGGTGAATATCAGATAGATGGAAGGACATGTGACAAATTAGTTTTATGTAAAAGTTTATAA
- a CDS encoding metal-sensing transcriptional repressor has protein sequence MKQCMDSDNLHRRINKIMGQIKAIDKMVDEDVPCEDVLIQINAAKSALHKVGQIVLEGHLNHCVKEGIEHGDAEKTIANFSKAVEHFSRMS, from the coding sequence ATGAAGCAATGTATGGATTCAGATAATCTGCATAGGCGCATAAATAAGATAATGGGTCAGATAAAAGCAATTGATAAAATGGTTGATGAGGATGTTCCCTGTGAAGACGTATTAATACAGATAAATGCCGCAAAAAGTGCTCTTCATAAAGTTGGACAAATTGTTTTGGAAGGACATTTAAATCATTGCGTGAAGGAAGGCATTGAACATGGTGATGCAGAAAAAACCATTGCTAATTTTTCGAAAGCGGTGGAACATTTTTCCAGAATGTCATAA
- a CDS encoding heavy metal translocating P-type ATPase, producing MSTLLKDSEKRKFISLVISLPALIIGFFDLGGLPVNTAWIAILLCGIPILKEAIIGLITEFDIKADVLVSMALIASVITGEIFAAGEIAFIMTIGSYLEERTVSKARAGIESLVHMTPTIARVLRSGKEYIVPVEEVVKGDILRVLPGETITVDGTIIKGETSIDQSPMTGEFLPIEKREGDTVASGTINQFGSFDMRADKIGEDSSIQRMIKLVESADAGKAKIVGLADRFATWVVVIALLSAVITWIYSREIIRSVTILVVFCPCALVLATPTAIMAAIGNASKHGILVREGDALERLSKIKRVAFDKTGTITYGKLKVAGIIGLERITEEELLRMAASLEYRSEHPLGKAVIEHYNKYGKKDIYEVTEFKMSTGRGVEGLYDGTLCYAGNEVFMAEKGIRLSKSLISKVKEVKEGGSTVIYLAKEKMAIGFIILTDTMRPEIEAVVDKIHNTGISTTLLTGDGETAGLYMGRKAGIREIHTECLPENKLAFIQKSEAANENVCMIGDGINDAPALKSAYVGIAMGGIGSDIAIEAADMVLISDDIKEMPHLLTLSKQMMKTINFNLAASMILNFIAIVLAITGVLSPVVGALVHNIGSVAVITNSSFLLRWRKK from the coding sequence GTGTCAACATTATTAAAAGACTCAGAAAAACGAAAGTTTATCTCCCTGGTAATTTCCCTGCCTGCATTAATTATTGGTTTTTTTGACTTAGGAGGATTACCGGTAAATACTGCTTGGATAGCAATATTATTGTGTGGAATACCTATACTCAAAGAAGCTATCATAGGATTAATCACTGAATTTGATATAAAAGCAGATGTATTAGTTTCTATGGCACTTATTGCATCTGTTATAACCGGAGAAATATTTGCAGCAGGTGAAATAGCCTTTATTATGACAATAGGTTCTTATCTGGAAGAACGGACAGTGTCAAAAGCTAGAGCGGGAATTGAGAGCCTTGTACATATGACACCTACCATTGCCAGAGTACTAAGATCTGGTAAAGAATACATTGTACCTGTAGAGGAAGTAGTCAAAGGGGATATATTAAGAGTCCTTCCGGGAGAAACCATTACAGTGGATGGAACGATTATAAAAGGTGAGACATCAATAGATCAGTCCCCTATGACAGGAGAATTTCTTCCGATTGAGAAAAGGGAAGGTGATACAGTTGCATCCGGTACAATTAATCAATTTGGGTCTTTTGACATGAGAGCGGATAAAATCGGTGAGGATAGTTCCATACAACGTATGATAAAGCTGGTTGAATCGGCAGATGCCGGTAAAGCCAAGATTGTTGGACTTGCTGATCGTTTTGCTACCTGGGTGGTTGTAATTGCGCTTCTTTCTGCTGTTATTACCTGGATATATTCCCGAGAGATAATCCGTTCCGTTACAATTCTTGTTGTATTCTGTCCTTGTGCATTAGTTCTGGCCACTCCTACAGCTATTATGGCCGCAATTGGGAATGCATCAAAGCATGGTATTTTAGTAAGGGAAGGGGATGCGTTAGAGAGGCTTTCTAAGATCAAACGTGTTGCATTTGATAAAACAGGTACTATAACATATGGTAAACTGAAAGTGGCCGGTATAATAGGATTGGAGAGGATAACGGAAGAGGAATTGCTTCGTATGGCTGCTTCATTGGAGTACCGTTCGGAACATCCTTTAGGTAAGGCTGTCATAGAGCATTATAATAAGTATGGAAAAAAAGATATTTATGAGGTTACAGAATTTAAAATGTCCACCGGAAGAGGGGTAGAGGGATTATATGACGGGACTCTATGCTATGCCGGGAACGAAGTGTTCATGGCAGAGAAGGGAATTCGTCTTTCTAAAAGCTTAATAAGCAAGGTAAAAGAAGTAAAAGAAGGCGGCAGCACGGTAATCTATCTGGCAAAAGAGAAAATGGCCATAGGCTTCATTATACTAACTGACACCATGCGTCCGGAGATTGAAGCTGTTGTCGATAAAATTCACAATACCGGTATATCCACCACATTATTGACTGGTGATGGGGAAACAGCAGGGCTTTATATGGGCAGAAAAGCCGGAATCCGAGAAATACACACGGAATGCCTTCCGGAGAATAAACTTGCATTCATACAGAAATCCGAGGCAGCTAATGAAAATGTCTGTATGATTGGGGATGGCATCAATGACGCACCTGCTCTAAAATCAGCATATGTAGGAATTGCTATGGGCGGTATAGGCAGTGATATTGCAATTGAAGCAGCAGACATGGTACTTATCAGTGATGATATTAAAGAAATGCCTCATTTATTGACTTTGTCCAAGCAGATGATGAAAACAATCAATTTTAACCTGGCAGCTTCTATGATATTAAATTTCATAGCTATTGTGCTTGCTATAACCGGGGTATTGTCACCGGTGGTAGGAGCACTGGTACATAATATTGGCTCAGTAGCAGTAATAACTAATTCCTCTTTTCTTTTAAGATGGAGGAAAAAATAG